One window of Peteryoungia desertarenae genomic DNA carries:
- the murI gene encoding glutamate racemase, translating into METQRRHELKPILVFDSGIGGLTVLREARLIMPERSFIYVADDAGFPYGGWAEAPLKDRILSLFAELLVRYEPEAVIVACNTAFTLAGADLRAAFPHMHFVGTVPAIKPAAERTRSGMVSVLATPGTVKRAYTRDLIQSFASQCHVRLVGSENLARMAEAYIRGENLDDAAVLAEIEPCFVEQEGRRTDIIVLACTHYPFLANVFRRLAPWPVDWLDPAEAIARQARRIVPLVENEDWAHGHDFAVFTSKRPGFSTIRLLQGAGLRLETMAS; encoded by the coding sequence ATGGAAACGCAGAGACGGCATGAACTGAAGCCGATCCTGGTCTTTGATTCCGGCATTGGCGGGCTCACCGTCCTGCGCGAGGCACGTCTGATCATGCCGGAGCGCAGCTTCATCTACGTGGCTGATGACGCAGGCTTTCCCTATGGCGGCTGGGCGGAAGCGCCGCTGAAGGATCGCATTCTTTCACTCTTTGCCGAGCTTCTGGTTCGATACGAGCCGGAGGCGGTGATTGTTGCCTGCAACACGGCCTTCACGCTTGCCGGCGCTGATCTGCGCGCCGCATTTCCCCACATGCATTTTGTGGGGACTGTTCCGGCCATCAAACCCGCTGCCGAGCGGACCCGATCCGGCATGGTGTCCGTTCTTGCCACACCCGGCACCGTGAAGCGCGCCTATACGCGGGATCTCATTCAATCCTTCGCCAGCCAGTGCCATGTCCGGCTCGTCGGCTCGGAAAATCTTGCCCGCATGGCAGAGGCCTATATTCGCGGTGAAAACCTCGATGATGCGGCTGTCTTGGCCGAGATTGAGCCCTGTTTTGTCGAGCAGGAGGGGCGGCGGACCGACATCATTGTGCTCGCCTGTACCCATTATCCCTTCCTTGCCAATGTCTTCCGCCGGCTTGCCCCATGGCCGGTTGACTGGCTTGATCCAGCTGAGGCGATTGCAAGACAGGCTCGTCGCATCGTGCCTCTCGTTGAGAACGAGGATTGGGCACATGGACATGACTTTGCAGTCTTTACCTCCAAACGTCCCGGCTTTTCCACGATACGCCTGTTGCAGGGCGCGGGACTTCGCCTTGAGACCATGGCGAGCTGA
- a CDS encoding RNA methyltransferase: MAGTNSEQVLLAEGPAIILVEPQLGENIGMVARAMANFGLAELRIVNPRDGWPSEKARAAASKADHVIDGVMVYERLEDAIADLNFVYATTARFRDGFKPVRSPVTASQTLRQKFVAGEKTGILFGREKSGLSNEEVALADEIVTFPVNPAFASLNIAQAVLLMSYEWMKSGMEDLAAVPFDAVEQTPATKTELIGLFEHLEDALDARNYFHPASKKPRMVENLRAVLSRRAFTSQEIKVLRGVVSSLDRFQRRWAAKDVKTGAATGDGQDADGNAETA, encoded by the coding sequence ATGGCAGGAACAAACAGCGAGCAGGTTCTGCTGGCCGAAGGGCCGGCGATCATTCTGGTGGAGCCGCAGCTTGGCGAAAACATCGGAATGGTGGCGCGAGCGATGGCCAATTTCGGTCTTGCGGAATTGCGTATTGTGAACCCTCGTGACGGATGGCCATCTGAAAAGGCGAGGGCAGCGGCCTCAAAGGCTGATCACGTCATCGACGGCGTCATGGTGTATGAGCGGCTTGAGGATGCGATTGCCGACCTGAATTTTGTCTATGCTACGACAGCCCGGTTCCGCGATGGTTTCAAACCCGTGCGCTCGCCCGTGACAGCTTCGCAGACGCTGAGGCAAAAGTTTGTTGCTGGCGAGAAAACCGGCATCCTGTTCGGTCGTGAAAAATCCGGCCTCTCCAACGAAGAGGTCGCGTTGGCTGACGAAATCGTGACCTTTCCGGTCAATCCGGCCTTTGCATCGCTGAACATTGCGCAGGCGGTGCTGCTGATGTCGTATGAATGGATGAAGTCCGGCATGGAGGACCTTGCCGCTGTGCCATTCGATGCCGTGGAGCAGACGCCGGCGACCAAAACCGAGTTGATTGGCCTCTTCGAGCATCTCGAGGACGCACTCGACGCTCGAAATTATTTCCATCCAGCCTCCAAAAAGCCGAGAATGGTGGAAAATCTGCGGGCGGTGCTTTCCCGTCGCGCATTCACGTCCCAGGAGATCAAGGTGCTCAGGGGTGTCGTGTCGTCGCTTGACCGCTTTCAGCGCAGGTGGGCGGCAAAGGACGTAAAAACTGGGGCGGCGACAGGGGACGGGCAAGACGCAGATGGAAACGCAGAGACGGCATGA
- a CDS encoding NADP-dependent isocitrate dehydrogenase, translating to MNKIKVANPVVDLDGDEMTRIIWQFIKDKLILPYLDLDIEYYDLSVENRDATNDQVTIDAAHAIKKHGVGIKCATITPDEARVKEFNLKEMWKSPNGTIRNILGGVIFREPIICKNVPRLVPGWTKPIVVGRHAFGDQYRATDFKFPGKGKLTIKFVGEDGQVIEKEVFNAPSSGVAMAMYNLDDSIRDFARASMNYGLMRKWPVYLSTKNTILKAYDGRFKDIFEEVYENEFKAQFEAAGIIYEHRLIDDMVASALKWSGGYVWACKNYDGDVQSDTVAQGFGSLGLMTSVLLSPDGRTVEAEAAHGTVTRHYRQHQKGQETSTNSIASIFAWTRGLAHRAKLDDNAELAKFAETLEKVCIATVESGFMTKDLALLIGPDQPWLSTTAFLDKVDENLKKAMAA from the coding sequence ATGAACAAGATCAAGGTAGCCAACCCGGTCGTCGATCTCGATGGCGACGAGATGACCCGCATCATCTGGCAGTTCATCAAGGACAAGCTGATCCTGCCCTACCTCGATCTCGACATCGAGTATTATGACCTCTCGGTGGAAAACCGTGATGCAACGAACGACCAGGTAACGATCGACGCGGCCCACGCCATCAAGAAGCACGGCGTCGGCATCAAATGTGCAACCATCACGCCTGACGAAGCCCGCGTGAAGGAATTCAACCTCAAGGAAATGTGGAAGAGCCCGAACGGCACGATCCGCAACATCCTCGGCGGCGTCATTTTCCGCGAGCCGATCATCTGCAAGAACGTTCCGCGTCTGGTTCCCGGCTGGACCAAGCCGATCGTTGTTGGCCGCCACGCGTTCGGCGACCAGTACCGCGCAACGGATTTCAAATTCCCGGGCAAGGGCAAGCTGACGATCAAGTTCGTCGGTGAAGACGGCCAGGTCATCGAAAAGGAAGTCTTCAACGCTCCGTCTTCGGGCGTTGCCATGGCAATGTATAACCTCGACGATTCGATCCGTGACTTCGCACGCGCGTCGATGAACTACGGCCTGATGCGCAAATGGCCGGTCTACCTCTCCACGAAGAACACCATCCTCAAGGCCTATGACGGCCGCTTCAAGGACATCTTCGAAGAAGTCTATGAGAACGAGTTCAAGGCTCAGTTCGAGGCCGCCGGCATCATTTACGAACACCGCCTGATCGATGACATGGTCGCCTCCGCTCTGAAGTGGTCCGGTGGCTATGTGTGGGCCTGCAAGAACTACGATGGCGACGTGCAGTCCGACACCGTTGCCCAGGGCTTTGGTTCGCTCGGCCTAATGACGTCCGTGCTGCTGTCTCCGGACGGTCGCACCGTTGAAGCCGAAGCGGCCCACGGCACCGTGACACGTCACTACCGCCAGCATCAGAAGGGCCAGGAAACCTCGACCAACTCGATCGCCTCGATCTTTGCCTGGACCCGTGGCCTCGCCCACCGCGCCAAGCTGGATGACAACGCCGAACTCGCAAAGTTCGCCGAGACACTCGAGAAGGTCTGCATTGCAACGGTCGAGTCGGGCTTCATGACCAAGGACCTGGCGCTGCTGATCGGTCCGGACCAGCCCTGGCTCTCGACCACGGCTTTCCTCGACAAGGTCGATGAAAACCTGAAGAAGGCCATGGCCGCCTGA